In Candidatus Eisenbacteria bacterium, the sequence GGGATCTCCTCGGGATCGTCCTGCAGATCGCCATCGAGGGTGACGATGTAGGCATCGCCTCTGGACTCGCGGAAGCCTGTGGCCAGGGCGGCCGACTTGCCGCAGTTGGTCCGCAGGACGACCAGGCGCAGTCCTGGAATCGTTCCGATCCGCTCCTCCACCCGCGCGGCCGTGCCATCGGTGGACCCGTCATCGACGACGAGGATCTCGTGGCTCCGTCCGAGCCGCGCCAGGACATCGGAGGTCTTCTCCAGCAGGGCGCAGATGGAGCCTGCCTCGTTGAAGGCGGGAATGACGACCGAGATCTCGACCGATCGGCTCACTCAGGCTCCCCCGCAAGGTAGCGGATCATCCACGCGTGCATCCGCG encodes:
- a CDS encoding glycosyltransferase family 2 protein, producing MSRSVEISVVIPAFNEAGSICALLEKTSDVLARLGRSHEILVVDDGSTDGTAARVEERIGTIPGLRLVVLRTNCGKSAALATGFRESRGDAYIVTLDGDLQDDPEEIP